The Astyanax mexicanus isolate ESR-SI-001 chromosome 8, AstMex3_surface, whole genome shotgun sequence sequence TAGAAGCACCACAGCATAGGTCACTTTGTTGTAGCCTTGGAAAATTCCATTCTCCTTGATCCTCTTCCCATCGTACGCTAACATTCCCATTACTCCGAATACCAGCCCAAACAAACCTGCACTCAGAACCAAACAGAAACCTGAGCCAAACTCCTCACCAAAGCACTATGcactatttctttcttttgtttcacaGAAGGAGCAACGCAAACATGCTCCACACCTAGAGTGAATATTAGCTCAAACGGTGAgaagaaacaaagaacaaacaaacatgaactcAAACACAAGGAAGGCTCACCTAGCTGGATGTTGCGGATCCAGACGCTCTGTTTGGTCTCTTTAAGGATCTTCTCGAAGTAGACGCCGGCAAAGCCACTGGAGAAGCAGGCCACCAGCACGGCCAGCAGTCCTACAAACTGAGAGCCTGTGGGCATCTCCTGCTCCATGCCCTTCTCCTCAGGACTCTTCTGAGGATCTGAAGGCCACTGTTAAATTAGAGTTGAAATAGAGTTTAAATAGGGAGTTAACTTAATGGTTCTAGGTCTTAAAACAAAGCCTGGGTACAGTAGgtactagtgcatcccaaaaaaatagaatatcatttcaaaatgtgaaactcatatattatatagatgtattacacacagggtaattttattttattgttgaagatTATCATGGCTTTCAGCCAGtaaaaacccaacaatcagtatctcagaaaattagattataatATGAGACCagatggtacttttggcagtgtgggcagtgtgccaagtcctgctggaaaatgaaatctccatatccataaaagttgttatcagcagagggaagcataaaatgctgtaagattttgtgggaaaccagcagatgacatgtctctccaaagtaacttttcaatgataatctattttttttttaaattcactaGTAAAGTCTACCTTCAAAAAATTGGGGTTTTGCAGTGGTTCTGTAGTAAAGGCAATAGAACTGTGAACATTTAATTGGCCATTTggatatttaaagtgttttttgcttgaacaaacttttatatatatggttattttattttacaccatGAAGGGTTCTGTAGTTGTATAGAACAATACTGTATAGAAACATTGCATTGTTTGCTTAGTGATTAGATAATTAGATAATACTCAGACATCTTTAACTGTATGTAGCAATCATATATACCATATTATTAGCAACTGTTCATACCTGCACAAGAGCTACGCCCATCATTAGAATGACTAAAGACAGCCACTGGTAAACGCCAAGTCTCTTTCCAAGCATAGACACGGAAAACAGGGCTGTGGTCAGGATCTTCAACTGATATGTGAcctagagaaaaaatatatataaaaatatcaaaatgaccatccactttattagaaacacctaccttgtgcttataatcactggccacttttttagaaacacctacattttaTTTCCACTTAATTGACACTTTATTAGATCCTAGTGACTTGTAATTCCATTAGCtagtcattttattaaaaacacctactttGTACATGAACTCAGTGTAACTCAGTGTTAATATTATGTACCTGGTAGGTCGCAGCATCCAGGTTGGACAGAGCCACATACAGCAGATTGTTCTGGAGAGTGTAGATGCCTGATGGGATGGCCAGCTTCAGGGTCTCCAAGGGCTTGTTCACAATCTCCTCCTTCAGGACCTGATTCAGGCCTCGCATGCTGCAGTCTGAAGGGCACATGGGAAATtatgggaaaaactgtaattacaGAAATTATGGAAACGCTTACAGCAGAGGAGAGCCCTCATGGCCTTCTTAGTTTTCAGAAAAGTTCTAATAGTTTCTGGGCAATGAACAATACATTACTGTAGTTTACTGcttgttgttttttaattctttttgaaggtatagttttatgttttgttggGTTGATTActaaaaattactaaaaaatCCCTTTTATTGAACTAGGATATGGAACATTGTCCAGTGAGGATTCAGCTTTTGGTGGAGTCACTCTTTCATTGAATAGGAACAATTCAACTGCCATCATACAGTAATTAGTAACCAACCAGAGAATCAATGCTAATGCACCATGCTAACTTCTATAGGATGAGACCAATTTTGTGAATAAATGAACAATCTAAACCTCTACACTGCATGTTTATCTTAGCATTACTGTTTGTAGAAGCTACAGACAagctaacatataaatatatacatttatattacctTAAATAAGCCGTTGAAATGTGTTTTATCACCTTCAAAAATCTGTGTTTAGTCTACAGACCTCCCAAGTTTCTTGGAAGTATCTAGAACGAGTGGCCCAAGTGTGGGAAAAAGAGGGAGTGTGGggaagagagggagaaggagaaaaAGGCACTGCCCTCGTGTGTATAttcatgaagtgcatgcaaatatgaaagggttctgattggcctgttctctacaaagattctatgagtcagccaatcagtttttagtgtgggtgagCAATGTTCTTTCCAATCCTagatgggatgcattcaggagcatcatggctcccattaaaactcattttaactcacactactctaaagtatatccttTCCTGGTAAAAGTAAAACACAGTGAAAGTTTTGctcgctgtacagtttgtaatattgATTTTAGCATTGGCCACGGGGGACAAAATAATTGTAAAAGGCATGTTAAGGTAAGTTAATGTGACTTAGAGTATAAGAAACACCATGTTCCTTTTGGACGCTTataacccacacagaagacccgCCTCAAACAATATCCATAATATCCCAGTTACACAACCCCTGACTTACTGTGGTCTCTGAAGACCAGAATGACACAGGCAATGATTTTGATGACCTCAGTGAACACCACAGCGGTAGAGGCCAGGTATCGCGGACCCTCTTCCTGCAGCGTCCGAGAGTAGCGCATGGTCAGCACCAGAGAGGTGGTCTGGAGCACCAGAACCCCCAGAGACACATACTTCAGTTTAGCTGCTGCTGACGCCTTGGACTGGCTGGACACCTCAGCAGGACTCATCTGGAGGTCAGAGAGAGGACATCATTAGTCATTGTctacttatttattgttttaagatcttttaaaaaaactatttttactgttttatctttttttccatCTTATCTTTTACTCATCAAAACAAATTGGCCACTTTTGAAGAatataacatattctggttgcttagcacttttttacattacattacatttggcaaacgcttttgtccaaagcgacttacaatagtcaagtacaatgtaaaataagtttaaaggtaaaacatctttggatagggataaaaggaggtcaaaggggagtaataggatagatgagtgaaggaggggaagaaggaaatgaggttagaagtacttagtgtgttagaggtattaagagagtaagtgctctttgaagagctctgtcttcaggagttttttaaagatagtgagagattctcctgatctggtagtggagggtagtttgttccaccgttggggaactctgtatgagaacagtctggattgctttgtgtgaatgtttggcaaagcgaggcgacgttcattggaggagcgcagcggccgggaggtagcgtaagccttcaggagcgagtgcaggtaggaaggagcctgttctgtcatcaccttgtaggcgattgtaagagctttgaatttgatgcgagcatcaattggtagccagtggagctcaatgagcagcggggtgacatgtgcccgttttggctggttgaagaccagacgtgctgctgcattctggatcatctggagtggttttactacacaggccgggaggccagttagcagggcattgcagtagtcgaggcgtgagatgatgaccgcttgcaccaggagttgggtggcctgttgcgtcaagaacggtctaatttttcggatgttatagagcgcaaagcggcaggaccgggCAACATGGCcaaggccacatggtgcgtgaaggagagttggtcatcaaccagaacacccaggttcctagcaacctttgtcggtgagagagagagagagtcgatacttatagagaagttgtgttgaaaagatggttttgctggtataaccagaagttcagtctttgagagatttaattgaaggtgatgtcagagagacactgcgatatccgtgcagagattgagtgatcttcaggtgagaatgacaggtatagctgggtgtcatcagcaaagcaatggtaggaaaatccgtgtgagcggataacctgaccaagagaggtggtgtatatggagaagagaaggggtcccagtaccaaACCTTGGGGAatcccagtggataaggagcgggctgaggacagctgtccttgccacgacaccttgaacgagcgcccagtgaggtacgatctgaaccatgacagcacattgtctgcaatccccatgtttgagagtatagttaggaggaagtcatggttgactgtgtcaaatgcggccgagaggtccagcagaatgagcactgaggacagCTCtggctctggcagttttcaacacttcagtcacagacaacagagccgtctcggtagagtgtccttttttgaacccagattggttctggtccagaaggtcattctgggagaggaagccagagacctgatttaaaacagctctttctagtgttttagagagaaagggtagcagtgagaccggtctgtagttgtcaacctgggcggggttgagagaaggctttttaagcagtggtgtcacatgtgcttgtttgaaagcagtcgggaatacaccagaagttaaagaggcattgatcgtgtgagtgatagctggaatgattgcaggtgcgatagtttgcagtaggtttgaaggaattgggtcaagcggacacgtagtaggacggctacgtgttaggagagccagtgtctcgttctcagtgagaggagtgaacgaggagaaagcaacgccttcggtggagggacaccgggcagtagaggatgtagtaggactgctacattgtgcatcagtaaactggttgctgatggccgccactttgccagtaaagaatgaggcaagtgtttcagccgtaaggcatgtagccggaggaggaggcggagggttgagtagtgatttaaatgtagcaaatagtttccgggagtctgggAGAGAGCaaaatttattgtgataaaattcagctttagcagtagtgaggttggctgaaaaagaagccaggagcagttggtaattttttaggtctgcttgtttttgggttttttgccattttctttcggcagctcggagtttggagcgtagttccctgagtgtgtcatttttaagccatggctgcggtttgtttgagctaatggctcgagatgtaagaggacagaggttgtccaaacaggagcttagtgtggagcagagagtgtcagtggcatcatttacattgagtgatgaaaatgagcctggtggaggcatattgtcagtcaccagcgaggagtactggtctgctgagagatctcgaagatttcggcggaacaagaccatagtaggagtagctgtgggtttttttgaaatatgaacattaaGTTTCATAAAGTAatgatctgagacgtgcaaaggagtgacagttagagagtcggtgtcacaattacgagtgaagatcaggtctagatgtttgccagctttatgtgttggagggctggggacctgctccagttcgaaagactgcatgagggataggaagtctgtgacgctggtactgtcatggtggatgttcatatcccctagaatgagcatgggacaatcttgctcagggatacaagacagtagcatgtcaagttcatgcgtgaattcgcccatttgtccaggaggacggtagagaacaataatggcaagttttgctggagtattaaccagtgtggcatgatactcaaatgtattgaatgtgtttgccggtaatagtggagtatgttttaagccattagcgattaataggcccgttccacctcctcgtccagagagacgagaagtgtgggagaaggaataataattggaaagagccgccggagtagcagtattttcaggtttgatccaagtttcagtcagtgccagcagttgtaatgactgatgattcgcataagaggcgataaagtctgctttattaacaaccgactggcagttccatagcccaacagagaatgaggtagtagtgggcgtggtttgttttagtggacgcaggttagtatgatcctggcgcctgtttgtgtttttacgccttctgtgcgtgccggaaataactgagatgtgttgggagcacattttaggaggcagtaggacgggctgccttgtcggtgtccttgctcggtggactggcgcaggtagactcgcaggtctttacccgcgtagactcgcaggtctttacccgcgttggtcttcacacgagagggtctcaACAGCTGACGCCTCGGCTGATGTGAGTGACGAAATAGgattctagattgcgcacagctgcgggcgatataggaaatcagcgccaccagactgtcttttaaagccgtgataacgcccccgaggtccgcacaCAGagaagtgtgaaagagggggtttgccacgccccgctcaagtgagaatcgcccaaccttgtccgaaaaagcgcgctgaaaagcgcgtttgctgttgctgctacagcgtatctgaagtgaaagtaaagtaaaaaagtaaaagagcagtctggtgtagcttgaacttcctgctagccctgctagtgtgtccttgtcttatttttattttgttttgatgttgtcaaaattaatctacaatgtagaatcATAAtaaaaactaaccaaaacttGATTAAATGTGTAAATTATGTGTCCAAATTGGAGGTGTAAATTAACGTATAATGCATTTTAATCTAGAAACAGTTATGCTGCATTTCTGGTCCtgttttactaatttattatGAGAACAGGTATCTGatatctataatatataatatataacccataaaaagaaatgtgaaaagCCTACCTGCTCTCGACTGTTCGACATCTCCAAAATCCTGCTGTTCTTTCTTTTTACAGGGTGCTTCAAATAGTGTCACTCAAAAACCCGTATAACAGCATTCCACAGAGGCTATCTGCTCTgaagataaaaacaaaatataatacaaaaaaaggttCAGTCAGTTCTATTATAAATTGGATTTGTGGCGTTCCTCTAGGCTCTCTATTAGGCCTAGAGGAACATTAGAAATGTTAAgtgctctgcatgttttttaaaactttattaaagtAACATAGTATATCacacatattaataaaataaaaatgagaatcaATCAGGCTTTTTAGGATAATTTTGGAAGATACATTGTTCCAGAAATAACAGCAATCAAAGAtactattatcattttaagaccattttaaataattaaattaaattattgatAATGCAGTGGCATTATAATGGCCAAAAAatggaatataaaatatttaaatgttataaaaaaaataattcttttttttaacaaagccaACATTAATGTAATTAATCTATATATCAtacagagtataatatagtaaaCATATAGTGTCATTATAGAGACTAACAAAAACATggcatgtttaaaatgtttgaaatgggcattaatcaaatttacaattgaTTAACATATGccataaaacatataataaaacagcaatttttctcatgaaaaaaaacattaattcttTAGAATTGTATACATTCATATGAACTATGAGCTATTTCCAATTTAATAATAAAGGCTTGCTCATGTTTGATGTTGTGAAATATGGTTTTATTTGGGTGATAAATATTAATCTTTGAGAATtgcatacattaaaaaatacgtATAATTATATGATCATTTGCATCTATTTACAGTCCATTTACTGTCCATTTAAACTAGTCAAAATTGTTCACAGTGGGGAAAACCTGTACCAGTTTAAAGCCTCTAAAAGCTCCTTTTCGTAAAGTAACTACACCAGATGGTTATGAATGCACTGCCTGTTGCTTGAGACACAGTTTTACCAGAGTTTTCAGAAgaaaattcattcattcactcactcacagtgGAAGGATACATGCAGGGCCACAAAAAAATAGTGCCTTAGGGGTTAATGGGGTTTAGATACCTAAAAAAATGCAGCAGCTACAGGAATGCTAACTAACAGGGTGAGCACCCGACCTGTCAATCCAGAAATCAACAGAGAAAGACAGTCAGTGTTTGTGTTCTTTACACGCTTTCGTATTTCAGTGTTGACAGGTCTTGTGAAGCGAGCTGTTAGAAACTACGTCTCCTTTGAGCTCCTGAAATCAGGAATTCAATCCACAGTAATGCTACAGATATCCGTCTGTCTGTCCTCTGTCTTTATTTTGAGTGTCTAGGACAGTCCTCTCTCTCTATAACATAACATAGTGTGGGCGATGTTAGCCAGTGAAGACCTTTGTTAACTGTAATAACAGGTgatcgctagttcgaatcctggttatgcagcttgccatcagctgccggagccctaaaagagcacaattggctttgctctttctctgggtgagtacagtacatggcactctttcccctcatcactcctaaggtgatgtggatcagcacaaggctgcatctgtcagctgatgtatcagaaccgagtcgcttatattaaatctcaccaactgagcatgtgcagtagccTTTAGTGCAGAGTAGTTGACTTAGCCTCGACTAGGGTTTACCTTCAATTTGTACAATTtttccaacacagattatttatttaaacctACTTTTAACTAGAAACTTTTATTTTAGGGTGCAGTTCAATAGTTATTGTTCAGCTGActcaaaaatcacattaaggagaacagttttaagttttatacatatgtgtaaaaatgtctcGACATTTTGAGTTCtctcaactttttcatttttacagtgtagcaaaaaaataattaccaTCTCTCCCTGGAAGACCAGAGAACAAAACTGAAGCTCTTTTTTGTTTTGGACAAATAATGAGAAGAACAATTACTCATGGAACAGCTAGATGtaaaaagaggaagaggaagaggatgagcAACAACACGATTAAATTAGGACATAAAAAAGTCTGAGGTATCTGAGATAAAGTCTGTACAAATGTCAAAATCCAACATTACTCACAGGGATTAGCTAGTGGAGGAAGGCAACATTTGAACTCCTGCTTCTCATCCTGGATAACAGGTTTTGTAGAAATAAGGAAATGACGCATCAGAGATATCATAATATATTGTAGCTACTATGCAAATTCACGGCATATGCAAAAAACGGCATACGTTTAACAGAAGGAACAAACCCTAGCTTTTAATGGATGTCAGttgcaaaaaaataaagttattccaagttgttttggagcatttctattggcccattcatgaTGAAATTTTgatacagtacaaaaaaaaactctgttaaccataggattttctcattttagtgagctatggtttattaaaggttgaatgtatgacgttgaatcaacgttgctATATCCTATTAACGTtgatatactttttaaaatcaacaccACATCAACGCTGATTAACAATGATTTAATgttaaaatgccagctgggttaTTTACTCATTATCAATTAAGAGAAGTGAGGCTAGTAAGGTCACCACTAGAGAGTTCAATACCCCAGGTGGATATTAAAAGCAATAAATAACagcccttgggcaagactcctaactctcCATTATCCTGCATGATTATAAATTACTCTAAAGGTAAGCAGTGATGTTCGATACCACCGATTTCCTTTTCGATCCGATACAGAGTATAATTCAATCTGGTATCGGCGATACCAATCTGATACCGAT is a genomic window containing:
- the slc35a3b gene encoding solute carrier family 35 member A3b isoform X1 — translated: MMITMMMMRMMMMPLAMMSPAEVSSQSKASAAAKLKYVSLGVLVLQTTSLVLTMRYSRTLQEEGPRYLASTAVVFTEVIKIIACVILVFRDHNCSMRGLNQVLKEEIVNKPLETLKLAIPSGIYTLQNNLLYVALSNLDAATYQVTYQLKILTTALFSVSMLGKRLGVYQWLSLVILMMGVALVQWPSDPQKSPEEKGMEQEMPTGSQFVGLLAVLVACFSSGFAGVYFEKILKETKQSVWIRNIQLGLFGLVFGVMGMLAYDGKRIKENGIFQGYNKVTYAVVLLQALGGLVIAAVIKYADNILKGFATSLSIIFSTFISYFWLADFVPTSLFFLGAVLVITATFLYGYEGKPVTSSSKV
- the slc35a3b gene encoding solute carrier family 35 member A3b isoform X2 — translated: MSNSREQMSPAEVSSQSKASAAAKLKYVSLGVLVLQTTSLVLTMRYSRTLQEEGPRYLASTAVVFTEVIKIIACVILVFRDHNCSMRGLNQVLKEEIVNKPLETLKLAIPSGIYTLQNNLLYVALSNLDAATYQVTYQLKILTTALFSVSMLGKRLGVYQWLSLVILMMGVALVQWPSDPQKSPEEKGMEQEMPTGSQFVGLLAVLVACFSSGFAGVYFEKILKETKQSVWIRNIQLGLFGLVFGVMGMLAYDGKRIKENGIFQGYNKVTYAVVLLQALGGLVIAAVIKYADNILKGFATSLSIIFSTFISYFWLADFVPTSLFFLGAVLVITATFLYGYEGKPVTSSSKV